A portion of the Salvelinus alpinus chromosome 33, SLU_Salpinus.1, whole genome shotgun sequence genome contains these proteins:
- the LOC139563096 gene encoding potassium voltage-gated channel subfamily A member 1-like, whose product MEFAMIGADNGCKTRLPYGYARAREREHERERQVQQATAAAEGAASGEVGESSGHLLNNHQQHQSRTASSSNANNSSGSTASRPSSSQQPQQHHHESEQQVLRERKKQRGVGRWRRSRQTLGGDLRHSELALLGSEEDMIEEDEAEGGEEEDRGSKSSSFLCNMDDEDTVSLTDRRPQSGYANVYSEYGCCERVVINVSGLKFETLLKTLTQFPDTLLGDPDKRIRYFDPLRNEYFFDRNRPSFDAILYYYQSGGRLKRPQNVPFDIFSEEVKFYELGEEAILKFREDEGFVKEEEKPLPEDEFKRQVWLLFEYPESSQPARGIAVVSVLVIVISIVIFCMETLPEFRDEKEYLKPRDNSTEPHGQTPFNDPFFIVETVCIIWFSFEIIVRFFASPSKTDFFKNIMNTIDIVSILPYFITLGTDLAQQQGKGDQAMSFAILRIIRLVRVFRIFKLSRHSKGLQILGHTLRASMRELALLIFFLVIGVILFSSAVYFAEADEPASQFTSIPDAFWWAVVTMTTVGYGDMKPITVGGKIVGSLCAIAGVLTIALPVPVIVSNFNYFYHRETDNEADPPPVVETPPPACPYFPNFLKKFKGSPSGSSLGDKAEYMEMEEGVTESLCGVDTSLSKGNGTDIGRKNSTSSKSQQTDV is encoded by the coding sequence ATGGAGTTTGCCATGATAGGTGCAGATAATGGGTGCAAAACTCGACTGCCTTACGGGTATGCTCGCGCACGGGAAAGGGAGCACGAAAGGGAGAGACAGGTACAGCAGGCAACAGCCGCTGCGGAAGGTGCAGCaagtggagaggtaggggagtCCTCTGGCCATCTCCTTAACAACCACCAGCAGCATCAGTCTCGCACCGCCTCCTCATCAAATGCCAACAACAGTAGCGGCAGTACCGCCTCGCGCCCCTCCTCCTCGCAACAGCCACAGCAGCACCACCATGAGTCTGAGCAGCAGGTTCTCAGAGAAAGGAAAAAGCAACGCGGCGTAGGACGTTGGAGAAGGAGTCGCCAGACTCTCGGTGGGGACTTGCGCCACTCGGAGTTGGCGCTACTTGGATCAGAGGAGGATATGATAGAGGAGGACGAGGCGGAAGGCGgagaagaggaggacaggggAAGCAAGAGTTCCAGTTTTCTCTGTAATATGGATGATGAAGATACTGTCTCACTCACAGACAGACGTCCCCAATCAGGATACGCAAATGTTTACAGCGAGTATGGGTGCTGCGAAAGAGTTGTTATTAATGTGTCCGGACTAAAGTTTGAAACTCTACTTAAGACTCTCACACAGTTTCCTGACACTCTTTTGGGAGACCCGGACAAACGAATCAGGTACTTCGACCCTCTAAGGAACGAATATTTTTTTGACAGGAACCGACCAAGCTTCGACGCAATTCTTTATTATTACCAGTCAGGGGGGCGATTGAAGAGACCCCAAAATGTACCGTTTGACATCTTCTCTGAGGAGGTGAAATTCTATGAACTCGGAGAGGAGGCAATACTGAAGTTTCGGGAGGATGAGGGTTTTGTCAAAGAGGAAGAGAAACCCTTACCAGAGGACGAGTTCAAACGCCAAGTTTGGCTTCTTTTTGAATACCCAGAGAGCTCACAACCTGCGAGGGGGATTGCAGTCGTGTCCGTTTTAGTCATCGTAATATCAATAGTCATTTTCTGTATGGAAACGTTGCCAGAGTTCAGGGACGAAAAAGAATACCTTAAACCACGAGACAATTCGACAGAACCTCATGGACAGACCCCTTTTAACGACCCTTTTTTCATTGTGGAGACGGTGTGCATTATTTGGTTTTCATTTGAGATTATAGTGCGCTTCTTTGCAAGTCCAAGTAAAACGGATTTCTTTAAAAACATCATGAATACTATAGACATTGTATCGATTTTGCCTTATTTCATCACGCTCGGCACAGATCTTGCTCAACAGCAAGGCAAAGGGGACCAGGCAATGAGTTTTGCAATCTTGAGAATAATCCGCCTTGTCAGAGTCTTTCGCATATTTAAACTCTCCAGGCACTCCAAAGGACTGCAGATCCTCGGACATACCCTCCGCGCCAGTATGAGGGAACTAGCGCTTCTGATTTTCTTCCTCGTTATTGGTGTTATTTTGTTCTCAAGTGCAGTGTACTTCGCGGAGGCAGACGAACCCGCGTCTCAATTCACAAGTATTCCCGACGCTTTTTGGTGGGCTGTCGTCACTATGACCACGGTCGGATATGGAGACATGAAACCGATTACTGTCGGTGGCAAGATAGTGGGCTCGCTCTGTGCCATAGCGGGTGTGTTAACCATAGCTCTTCCAGTGCCCGTCATTGTATCAAACTTCAATTACTTCTACCACAGGGAGACTGATAATGAAGCAGACCCGCCACCGGTTGTTGAAACCCCACCACCTGCCTGCCCCTATTTCCCCAACTTTCTAAAGAAATTCAAAGGGTCCCCCTCGGGCTCTTCGCTGGGTGATAAAGCAGAGTACATGGAGATGGAAGAGGGGGTAACGGAGTCGCTGTGTGGGGTGGATACAAGCCTGAGTAAAGGAAACGGGACAGACATTGGCAGGAAAAACAGTACAAGTTCAAAGTCACAACAGACTGACGTGTGA